Proteins found in one Microbacterium sp. SSM24 genomic segment:
- a CDS encoding peptidase, translating to MIVINWLAFVQVFIAAFIAATIVVAAYATGLRLLVRAGRAPVVAPAEFTDAITVITEKEARRAEKAAAKAAKRSPLTDGQKRVALVGAYLSFGVAGAAVLGGLLLIVFNH from the coding sequence GTGATCGTCATCAACTGGCTGGCCTTCGTCCAGGTGTTCATCGCCGCCTTCATCGCCGCGACGATCGTCGTCGCCGCCTATGCGACCGGACTGCGCCTGCTCGTCCGCGCCGGCCGCGCGCCCGTCGTGGCACCGGCAGAGTTCACGGATGCGATCACCGTGATCACCGAGAAGGAAGCGCGGAGGGCTGAGAAGGCCGCCGCGAAGGCCGCCAAGCGCAGTCCGCTCACCGACGGCCAGAAGCGCGTGGCGCTCGTCGGCGCCTACCTGTCGTTCGGTGTCGCGGGGGCGGCCGTCCTCGGCGGACTGCTGCTCATCGTCTTCAACCACTGA
- a CDS encoding S9 family peptidase yields MTVHDTPAAASAPVADSRPVVRSHHGDDVEDRYEWLRAKEDAAVLAHLEAENAYTQQRTAHLDGLRAKIFDEIKGRTLETDLSVPTRRGEWWYYGRTLQGKQYGIQCRSPLASPDDWTPPELSPDVDVPGEQILLDGNVEADGHEFFSLGSFEISNDGTLMLYGVDVAGDERYTVRVRNVETGRQLPDEIPGTFAGATFSPDGRFIVYTTVDDAWRPDTVWLHELGTPVDSDEKLFHEPDERYWVGAGFTRSDRYLMIEVGSSITSEEWLVDAAALRSEPRVVWPRSEGVEYESSHAVIDGEDVLFVLHNDGALDFELVRVAASDPRGERTVVIPHRAGHRLLGVSTFRDWGVVGYRRGGLPRLGLLDYTTGAVDELEFDEPLYAVGSGGNPEWAPPLLRIGYGSFTTPGTVYDYDLASGDLLLRKRQPVLGGYDPEAYAQARVWATAQDGTQIPLSLVWKRSFGEAGETPRPLHLYGYGSYEHSIEPGFSVPRLSELDRGVIFAVAHVRGGGEMGRQWYEDGKLLHKRNTFTDFVDCARHLVDGGYTTPSQMVAEGGSAGGLLMGAVANLAPELFAGVLADVPFVDALTTILDPSLPLTVIEWDEWGDPLHDAGVYAYMKSYSPYENVRTDAAYPKILAVTSLNDTRVLYVEPAKWVARLREVGADALLKCEMVAGHGGVSGRYNAWRERAFELAWLLDVLGVADA; encoded by the coding sequence GTGACCGTCCACGACACCCCCGCCGCAGCATCCGCCCCCGTCGCCGACTCCCGGCCCGTCGTCCGCAGCCATCACGGCGACGACGTCGAAGACCGCTACGAGTGGCTGCGCGCCAAAGAGGATGCCGCCGTCCTGGCCCACCTCGAGGCCGAGAACGCGTACACGCAGCAGCGCACCGCGCACCTCGACGGCCTGCGCGCGAAGATCTTCGACGAGATCAAGGGCCGCACCCTCGAGACCGACCTGTCGGTGCCCACGCGCCGCGGCGAGTGGTGGTACTACGGCCGCACGCTCCAGGGCAAGCAGTACGGCATCCAGTGCCGATCGCCGCTCGCCTCCCCCGACGACTGGACGCCCCCCGAGCTCTCCCCCGACGTCGACGTGCCCGGCGAGCAGATCCTCCTCGACGGCAACGTCGAGGCCGACGGCCACGAGTTCTTCTCGCTCGGCAGCTTCGAGATCTCCAACGACGGCACCCTCATGCTCTACGGCGTCGACGTCGCCGGCGATGAGCGCTACACCGTGCGCGTGCGCAACGTGGAGACCGGCCGGCAGCTGCCCGACGAGATCCCCGGCACCTTCGCCGGGGCCACGTTCTCGCCCGACGGGCGCTTCATCGTGTACACCACGGTCGACGACGCATGGCGACCCGACACCGTGTGGCTCCACGAGCTGGGCACCCCGGTCGACAGCGACGAGAAGCTGTTCCACGAACCCGACGAGCGGTACTGGGTCGGGGCCGGCTTCACCCGCAGCGACCGCTACCTCATGATCGAGGTGGGGTCGTCCATCACGTCGGAGGAATGGCTGGTGGATGCCGCGGCCCTGCGCTCCGAGCCGCGTGTGGTGTGGCCGCGATCCGAGGGGGTCGAGTACGAGTCGTCCCACGCCGTCATCGACGGCGAGGACGTGCTCTTCGTGCTGCACAACGACGGCGCGCTGGACTTCGAGCTCGTGCGGGTCGCAGCATCCGATCCCCGCGGCGAGCGCACCGTCGTGATCCCCCATCGCGCCGGACACCGGCTGCTCGGCGTCTCGACGTTCCGCGACTGGGGTGTCGTGGGCTATCGCCGTGGCGGGCTCCCCCGGCTCGGTCTGCTCGACTACACCACCGGCGCCGTGGACGAGCTGGAGTTCGACGAACCGCTCTACGCCGTCGGCTCCGGCGGAAACCCCGAGTGGGCGCCGCCGCTGCTGCGCATCGGCTACGGGTCGTTCACGACCCCCGGCACGGTGTACGACTACGACCTGGCCAGCGGCGACCTGCTCCTGCGCAAGCGCCAGCCCGTCCTCGGCGGGTACGACCCGGAGGCCTACGCGCAGGCCCGCGTGTGGGCCACGGCCCAGGACGGCACGCAGATCCCGCTCTCGCTCGTGTGGAAGCGGTCGTTCGGCGAGGCCGGCGAGACCCCGCGGCCGCTGCACCTGTACGGCTACGGCTCGTACGAGCACTCGATCGAACCCGGCTTCTCGGTGCCGCGCCTTTCGGAACTCGACCGCGGCGTGATCTTCGCGGTCGCTCACGTGCGCGGAGGCGGCGAGATGGGGCGTCAGTGGTACGAGGACGGCAAGCTCCTCCACAAGCGCAACACGTTCACCGACTTCGTCGACTGCGCCCGGCATCTGGTCGACGGCGGCTACACCACGCCGTCGCAGATGGTCGCCGAGGGCGGGTCTGCGGGAGGACTCCTCATGGGCGCCGTCGCCAACCTCGCGCCCGAGCTGTTCGCGGGCGTGCTGGCGGACGTGCCCTTCGTCGACGCGCTCACGACGATCCTCGATCCGTCGCTCCCCCTGACCGTGATCGAGTGGGACGAGTGGGGCGACCCGCTGCACGACGCCGGCGTCTACGCGTACATGAAGTCGTACTCGCCGTACGAGAACGTGCGAACGGATGCCGCGTACCCGAAGATCCTCGCCGTGACGTCGCTCAACGACACCCGCGTGCTCTACGTCGAGCCGGCGAAGTGGGTCGCACGTCTTCGCGAGGTCGGAGCCGACGCCCTGCTCAAGTGCGAGATGGTCGCCGGTCACGGCGGCGTCTCCGGCCGCTACAACGCCTGGCGCGAGCGGGCGTTCGAACTGGCCTGGCTGCTCGACGTCCTCGGCGTCGCCGACGCCTGA
- a CDS encoding inorganic phosphate transporter, with protein sequence METATLIIVLVIALALFFDFTNGFHDTANAMATPIATGALKPKTAVLLAALLNLVGAFLSTEVAQTISGGIIKESEISATIFPEIIFAGLIGAITWNMLTWLLGLPSSSSHALFGGLIGATIVGVGVMAIDFGVVMSKVILPAIIAPLTAGIIAFTATKIAYAITRRYDSKPDGRDGFRVGQIFTSSLVALAHGTNDAQKTMGIITLLLITSGLQSASNPEPQTWVIFACAITIALGTYMGGWRIIRTLGKGLTDVKPAQGFAAESSTASTILASSALGFALSTTQVASGSVIGSGLGRRGATVRWRTAGRIMVGWLLTLPAAGTVGALAALLVVWLPVWGVIIDAIIAVLIILFLFMRSRRDEVTAANAMSEVADSGKAVKVKRNPPPTRRQRAIVREEARQRAAQDAEAKRSAKAAKAAERSGRGPTNGGDA encoded by the coding sequence GTGGAAACCGCAACCCTCATCATCGTGCTGGTCATCGCACTCGCGTTGTTCTTCGACTTCACGAACGGTTTCCACGACACTGCGAACGCGATGGCGACGCCCATCGCGACGGGTGCGCTCAAGCCCAAGACCGCGGTGCTCCTCGCTGCGCTGCTGAACCTCGTCGGCGCGTTCCTGTCGACGGAGGTGGCGCAGACGATCTCCGGCGGGATCATCAAGGAATCCGAGATCTCCGCGACCATCTTCCCGGAGATCATCTTCGCCGGACTCATCGGCGCGATCACCTGGAACATGCTGACCTGGCTCCTCGGGCTTCCGTCGTCGTCGTCGCACGCCCTCTTCGGCGGCCTGATCGGCGCCACGATCGTCGGCGTCGGCGTCATGGCGATCGACTTCGGGGTGGTGATGTCGAAGGTGATCCTTCCGGCGATCATCGCGCCGCTCACCGCGGGCATCATCGCGTTCACGGCCACCAAGATCGCCTACGCGATCACGCGTCGCTACGACAGCAAGCCCGACGGCCGGGACGGATTCCGCGTCGGACAGATCTTCACGTCCTCGCTGGTCGCGCTCGCGCACGGCACCAACGACGCGCAGAAGACGATGGGCATCATCACCCTCCTCCTGATCACGTCGGGCCTGCAGTCGGCGAGCAACCCCGAGCCGCAGACGTGGGTCATCTTCGCGTGCGCCATCACGATCGCCCTCGGCACCTACATGGGCGGCTGGCGCATCATCCGCACGCTCGGCAAGGGACTCACCGACGTGAAGCCCGCCCAGGGCTTCGCGGCCGAGAGCTCGACGGCCTCGACCATCCTGGCCTCCAGCGCGCTCGGCTTCGCGCTGTCGACCACGCAGGTGGCGTCCGGCTCGGTCATCGGCTCGGGTCTGGGGCGCCGCGGCGCGACGGTGCGCTGGCGCACCGCCGGCCGCATCATGGTCGGCTGGCTGCTGACGCTCCCCGCCGCGGGCACTGTGGGCGCGCTCGCCGCGCTGCTGGTCGTCTGGCTGCCCGTGTGGGGCGTCATCATCGACGCGATCATCGCGGTGCTCATCATCCTGTTCCTCTTCATGCGCTCCCGCCGCGATGAGGTCACCGCCGCCAACGCGATGAGCGAGGTCGCCGACTCCGGCAAGGCCGTCAAGGTCAAGCGCAACCCGCCGCCGACGCGCCGTCAGCGCGCCATCGTCCGCGAAGAGGCGCGTCAGCGAGCGGCGCAGGATGCCGAGGCCAAGAGGTCTGCCAAGGCCGCGAAGGCCGCCGAGCGATCTGGACGCGGACCGACGAACGGGGGCGACGCGTGA
- a CDS encoding phosphodiesterase: protein MVATPPSAAGAAASVPFGQYAPAKRTLLHLSDTHLLAGNRALADRFDTAANLRLTLEAAEATGIRPDAIVFTGDLTDLGEPEAYVALREAVEPVAARLGAPVIWVAGNHDERPALRRDLLGLEPTEQPVTGVWDLGGLRLVVLDSTVPGWHHGDLDAAQLAWLADVLATPAPLGTVLAMHHPPLPSHVPLFDILELRDQSRLAEVIAGTDVRAILAGHLHYSTSGLFAGVPVSVAAATCYTMNLARPAAEVNGMDAGQSFHLVHVYDDTITHAVVPVVDAPTGDFFSAEWVERMSHLTPEQRLEAFSRKPAR from the coding sequence ATGGTCGCCACGCCTCCCTCTGCCGCCGGGGCCGCGGCATCCGTCCCGTTCGGGCAGTACGCCCCCGCGAAGCGCACGCTGCTGCATCTGAGCGACACCCACCTGCTCGCCGGCAACCGTGCGCTCGCCGACCGGTTCGACACGGCCGCGAACCTGCGGCTGACGCTCGAGGCCGCAGAGGCCACGGGCATCCGCCCCGATGCCATCGTCTTCACCGGCGACCTCACCGACCTCGGTGAGCCCGAGGCCTACGTCGCCCTCCGCGAGGCGGTCGAGCCGGTCGCCGCCCGTCTGGGTGCACCGGTGATCTGGGTCGCGGGGAACCACGACGAGCGGCCCGCGCTGCGACGCGACCTGCTGGGGCTCGAGCCCACCGAGCAGCCCGTGACCGGCGTGTGGGACCTCGGGGGTCTGCGGCTCGTGGTGCTGGACTCCACGGTCCCGGGGTGGCACCACGGCGATCTCGACGCCGCCCAGCTCGCGTGGCTCGCCGACGTGCTGGCCACTCCCGCCCCGCTCGGCACGGTGCTGGCGATGCACCATCCGCCGCTGCCGTCGCACGTGCCGCTCTTCGACATCCTCGAGCTGCGCGACCAGAGCCGCCTCGCCGAGGTGATCGCCGGCACCGACGTGCGTGCGATCCTCGCCGGCCACCTGCACTACTCGACGAGCGGCCTCTTCGCGGGCGTTCCGGTCAGCGTCGCCGCCGCCACCTGCTACACGATGAATCTCGCGCGGCCGGCGGCCGAGGTGAACGGCATGGATGCCGGGCAGTCGTTCCACCTCGTGCACGTCTACGACGACACGATCACCCACGCCGTCGTGCCCGTGGTCGATGCGCCGACGGGCGACTTCTTCTCCGCGGAGTGGGTGGAGCGGATGTCGCACCTCACGCCCGAGCAGCGTCTCGAGGCCTTCTCCCGCAAACCCGCGCGATAG
- a CDS encoding PrsW family intramembrane metalloprotease: MTHAQGDDRPSLVPPDFPSALAQPRQATPAVIPTATVSPAVVPVLPRPGRTAPIWIAGILVVVLVALVGYFLNAIGPAASLIGMLLALIPLAGVLVAVRIVDRWEPEPRSLVIFAVAWGAIAAVGIALGVDVLLTMVFGRAASPEAEAVSAIIQAPIVEEFGKGLGVYIIFLVARRAFDGPVDGIVYGALIGAGFAFTENIQYFAISFLEGGAADTTITFFMRGILSPFAHVMFTSVTGFALGLAARRGSRGGRAFGAWIVGMIGATILHAIWNASAVLGDFWGLYLTLQVPLFVGFILGIIALRREESRLTRRRLGEYAAAGWFTPQEADMLATGAGRKAGLAWAATLRGDRTALMKGFIADATALAAARQRAITGRDPSAAEDERILLQRATAARAALFAP, from the coding sequence ATGACGCACGCGCAGGGCGACGACCGGCCATCGCTGGTGCCGCCCGACTTCCCGTCGGCCCTCGCCCAGCCCCGGCAGGCGACGCCGGCCGTCATCCCCACGGCCACGGTGTCTCCCGCCGTGGTGCCGGTGCTTCCGCGACCGGGTCGCACCGCGCCGATCTGGATCGCCGGCATCCTGGTGGTCGTCCTCGTGGCCCTCGTCGGCTACTTCCTCAACGCGATCGGTCCGGCGGCGTCGCTCATCGGCATGCTCCTCGCGCTCATCCCGCTCGCGGGTGTGCTGGTCGCCGTGAGGATCGTCGACCGGTGGGAGCCGGAGCCCCGCAGCCTGGTGATCTTCGCCGTGGCGTGGGGCGCGATCGCGGCGGTCGGCATCGCGCTCGGCGTCGACGTCCTCCTGACGATGGTGTTCGGTCGAGCCGCGAGCCCCGAGGCCGAGGCGGTGTCCGCCATCATCCAGGCGCCGATCGTCGAGGAGTTCGGCAAGGGGCTCGGCGTGTACATCATCTTCCTCGTCGCCCGGCGGGCCTTCGACGGACCGGTCGACGGCATCGTCTACGGGGCGCTGATCGGCGCCGGCTTCGCGTTCACCGAGAACATCCAGTACTTCGCGATCAGCTTCCTCGAGGGCGGCGCCGCCGACACCACGATCACGTTCTTCATGCGCGGCATCCTGTCGCCCTTCGCGCATGTCATGTTCACGAGCGTCACCGGGTTCGCGCTGGGGCTCGCGGCTCGCAGGGGCTCGCGCGGCGGGCGCGCCTTCGGCGCCTGGATCGTCGGGATGATCGGCGCCACGATCCTCCACGCCATCTGGAACGCCTCCGCGGTGCTCGGCGACTTCTGGGGGCTCTACCTGACGCTGCAGGTTCCGCTGTTCGTGGGCTTCATCCTCGGCATCATCGCGCTGCGCCGTGAGGAGTCGCGCCTGACCCGTCGACGGCTGGGGGAGTACGCCGCCGCCGGCTGGTTCACGCCTCAGGAGGCCGACATGCTCGCGACGGGCGCCGGCCGCAAGGCCGGTCTCGCATGGGCCGCAACGCTGCGAGGCGATCGCACGGCGCTGATGAAGGGCTTCATCGCGGATGCCACGGCCCTCGCGGCCGCGCGACAGCGCGCGATCACCGGACGCGACCCGAGCGCCGCCGAGGACGAGCGGATCCTCCTCCAGCGAGCGACCGCGGCACGCGCCGCGCTCTTCGCTCCGTAG
- a CDS encoding fumarylacetoacetate hydrolase family protein has protein sequence MRFAHVTRPGQGDPRLVLVDGDDAVFVDELFDGAPRRLEDLIAGGDALLERVRETADAGARHPLSDHRYASALLNPPVILAIGLNYAAHSSELGLKTDSTPTVFVLWPNSLTGHDGTTTWPRSLSESIDYEAELGVIIGTPAKDVSADDALDHVWGYTVVNDITARDIQYSEAQWSRCKSFDGFTPTGPFVVTRDEIPDPQDLHIWTVLDGHTMQDASTNQMVRSVATLIAHLSTSATLLPGTLISTGSPGGAGYSRDPQVFIRDRSTVTVGIDGIGELTTHCRILD, from the coding sequence ATGCGTTTCGCCCATGTGACCCGGCCTGGCCAGGGCGACCCTCGCCTCGTCCTCGTGGACGGCGATGACGCCGTGTTCGTCGATGAGCTGTTCGACGGGGCACCGCGACGCCTCGAGGACCTCATCGCCGGCGGCGACGCTCTGCTCGAGCGCGTGCGCGAGACGGCGGATGCCGGGGCGCGGCATCCGCTCTCGGATCACCGTTACGCGTCCGCGCTGCTCAACCCGCCGGTGATCCTCGCGATCGGCCTGAACTACGCCGCGCACTCGAGCGAGCTCGGCCTGAAGACCGACTCGACCCCGACCGTGTTCGTGCTGTGGCCGAACTCGCTCACCGGCCACGACGGGACGACGACGTGGCCCCGCTCGCTGAGCGAGTCCATCGACTACGAGGCCGAGCTGGGCGTCATCATCGGCACGCCCGCCAAGGACGTCTCGGCCGACGACGCACTCGACCACGTGTGGGGCTACACCGTGGTCAACGACATCACCGCGCGCGACATCCAGTACTCCGAGGCGCAGTGGTCGCGCTGCAAGTCCTTCGACGGCTTCACCCCGACCGGACCCTTCGTCGTGACGCGGGACGAGATCCCCGACCCGCAGGACCTCCACATCTGGACGGTGCTCGACGGTCACACGATGCAGGACGCGTCGACCAACCAGATGGTCCGCTCCGTCGCGACCCTCATCGCGCACCTCTCCACGTCCGCCACGCTGCTCCCGGGAACGCTCATCTCGACCGGCTCCCCCGGCGGGGCCGGCTACTCGCGCGACCCGCAGGTCTTCATCCGCGACCGGTCGACGGTCACCGTCGGGATCGACGGCATCGGCGAGCTGACCACGCACTGCCGCATCCTCGACTGA
- a CDS encoding FKBP-type peptidyl-prolyl cis-trans isomerase, translating to MTDDRTKPEFDAPEGPAPTELVIRDIIVGDGAEAKPGDTVTVHYAGVEYESGEEFDSSWSRGESIQFPLRGLIQGWQDGIPGMKVGGRRELVIPPHLAYGPAGGHFLGGKTLVFIIDLIAVG from the coding sequence ATGACTGACGACCGCACCAAGCCCGAGTTCGACGCCCCCGAGGGTCCGGCCCCCACCGAACTGGTCATCCGCGACATCATCGTGGGCGACGGCGCCGAGGCGAAGCCCGGCGACACCGTCACCGTGCACTACGCCGGTGTCGAGTACGAATCCGGCGAGGAGTTCGACTCCTCGTGGAGCCGCGGTGAGAGCATCCAGTTCCCGCTCCGCGGCCTGATCCAGGGCTGGCAGGACGGCATCCCGGGTATGAAGGTCGGCGGACGCCGCGAGCTCGTGATCCCGCCGCACCTCGCCTACGGCCCCGCCGGCGGTCACTTCCTCGGCGGCAAGACCCTGGTCTTCATCATCGACCTCATCGCGGTCGGCTGA
- a CDS encoding YceI family protein, translated as MTDSTTIDVPGYKAGTWVLDPSHSEVTFSVRHMMISKVRGTFGMKSATLVAPENPLEATVEASVDVTSVDTKDEGRDNHLRSADFFDVENHPTMEFRSTRTRVEDGDFLVDGDLTIRGITKPVTFDFEFGGFGTDPWGNYKAGATAKTVVNREDFGLTWNAALETGGVLVGKDITITLDLQGALQQD; from the coding sequence ATGACCGACTCCACCACGATCGACGTTCCCGGCTACAAGGCGGGCACCTGGGTGCTCGACCCCTCCCACAGCGAGGTGACCTTCAGCGTGCGCCACATGATGATCTCGAAGGTGCGCGGCACGTTCGGCATGAAGAGCGCCACGCTCGTCGCTCCGGAGAACCCGCTCGAGGCAACCGTCGAGGCGAGCGTCGACGTGACATCGGTGGACACCAAGGACGAGGGCCGCGACAACCACCTGCGCTCGGCCGACTTCTTCGACGTCGAGAACCACCCGACCATGGAGTTCCGGTCGACTCGCACCCGCGTCGAGGACGGCGACTTCCTCGTCGACGGCGACCTCACCATCCGCGGCATCACCAAGCCGGTGACCTTCGACTTCGAGTTCGGCGGCTTCGGCACCGACCCGTGGGGCAACTACAAGGCCGGAGCGACCGCGAAGACGGTCGTGAACCGCGAGGACTTCGGCCTCACCTGGAACGCCGCGCTCGAGACCGGCGGCGTGCTCGTGGGCAAGGACATCACCATCACGCTCGACCTGCAGGGCGCTCTGCAGCAGGACTGA
- a CDS encoding DUF4190 domain-containing protein, translated as MTDPQNPNDPASNIPPAPPAYGAAQPQYGSSPQPQYGAAPQYAAAPPPAYGAPANAPVPGRTMGIIAFVLSIVLSTLAIIPLILGIVALVQSKKAGRGNGWAIAAIIISAIAIVVGIIVLFALVIPSFSAASTCIANPDATVTVWGVQVPCSEVVNTTP; from the coding sequence ATGACCGATCCGCAGAACCCCAACGACCCGGCGTCGAACATTCCGCCGGCACCGCCCGCCTATGGCGCTGCGCAGCCGCAGTACGGCTCATCCCCGCAGCCGCAGTACGGCGCCGCACCCCAGTACGCGGCGGCGCCGCCGCCCGCCTACGGCGCCCCGGCGAACGCCCCCGTTCCCGGGCGGACGATGGGCATCATCGCGTTCGTCCTGTCGATCGTCCTGAGCACGCTGGCGATCATTCCGCTGATCCTCGGCATCGTGGCGCTCGTCCAGAGCAAGAAGGCCGGGCGCGGCAACGGCTGGGCGATCGCGGCCATCATCATCAGCGCGATCGCGATCGTCGTCGGAATCATCGTGCTGTTCGCGCTCGTGATCCCGTCGTTCTCCGCGGCCAGCACGTGCATCGCCAACCCCGACGCGACCGTCACGGTCTGGGGCGTGCAGGTTCCGTGCAGCGAGGTCGTGAACACGACCCCCTGA
- a CDS encoding aspartate ammonia-lyase: MALDAMTRTRTETDSLGSLEIPADAYWGIHTARALENFPISKRPISVYKDLVVALAMVKQASARANREIGVLDPAKADLIDRAAQLVIDGEHHDQFVVGVIQGGAGTSTNMNANEVITNIALELAGREKGDYAFLSPIDHTNRSQSTNDVYPTAIKVGLGLDLRSLLDELDLLRKAFLAKAVEFHDVLKVGRTQLQDAVPMTLGQEFHGFATTLGEDYSRLNENAYLLYEINMGATAIGTGITTHPAYSAAVLRHLREISGLDLDLATDLVESTSDTGAFMSFSSSLKRNAIKMSKICNDLRLLSSGPQAGFGEINLPARQAGSSIMPGKVNPVIPEVVNQVAFAVAGADLTVTMAVEGGQLQLNAFEPVIAHSIFQSITWMRRAMWTLRVNCVDGITANRERLGAMVGSSVGVVTALTPFIGYAASAALAKTALLTGRNVGDLVVEAGLMSAEDVAKQLSPARLSGLEVITAAIPVIPPVDEPLVVDDPQI; encoded by the coding sequence ATGGCTCTGGACGCAATGACGCGCACTCGCACCGAGACCGACTCCCTGGGATCCCTCGAGATCCCCGCCGACGCGTATTGGGGGATCCACACCGCCCGCGCGCTGGAGAACTTCCCCATCTCGAAGCGGCCGATCTCGGTCTACAAGGACCTCGTCGTCGCCCTCGCGATGGTGAAGCAGGCCTCCGCCCGCGCCAACCGCGAGATCGGCGTGCTCGATCCCGCGAAGGCCGACCTCATCGACCGTGCCGCGCAGCTCGTGATCGACGGCGAGCACCACGACCAGTTCGTCGTCGGCGTGATCCAGGGTGGCGCCGGCACGTCGACGAACATGAACGCGAACGAGGTCATCACCAACATCGCGCTCGAGCTCGCCGGGCGCGAGAAGGGCGACTACGCCTTCCTCTCGCCGATCGACCACACCAATCGCAGCCAGTCGACGAACGACGTCTACCCGACCGCGATCAAGGTCGGCCTCGGCCTCGACCTGCGCTCACTGCTGGACGAACTCGATCTGCTGCGCAAGGCGTTCCTCGCCAAGGCCGTCGAGTTCCACGACGTCCTGAAGGTCGGACGGACGCAGCTGCAGGATGCCGTGCCGATGACCCTGGGGCAGGAGTTCCACGGCTTCGCGACGACACTCGGCGAGGACTACAGCCGCCTCAACGAGAACGCCTACCTCCTCTACGAGATCAACATGGGCGCGACGGCGATCGGCACCGGCATCACGACGCATCCCGCCTACAGCGCGGCCGTGCTGCGCCACCTGCGCGAGATCAGCGGCCTCGATCTCGATCTCGCGACCGACCTCGTCGAGTCGACGAGCGACACCGGCGCGTTCATGTCGTTCTCCTCGTCGCTCAAGCGCAACGCGATCAAGATGTCGAAGATCTGCAACGATCTGCGGCTGCTGTCGTCGGGTCCGCAGGCGGGCTTCGGCGAGATCAATCTCCCCGCCCGCCAGGCGGGTTCCAGCATCATGCCCGGCAAGGTCAACCCCGTCATCCCCGAAGTGGTGAACCAGGTCGCCTTCGCCGTCGCGGGCGCCGACCTCACCGTCACGATGGCCGTCGAGGGCGGGCAGCTGCAGCTGAACGCGTTCGAGCCCGTCATCGCGCACTCGATCTTCCAGTCGATCACCTGGATGCGGCGGGCGATGTGGACCCTGCGCGTGAACTGCGTCGACGGCATCACGGCCAACCGCGAGCGTCTCGGTGCGATGGTCGGCTCGTCCGTCGGCGTCGTGACCGCGCTGACGCCCTTCATCGGGTACGCCGCCTCCGCCGCGCTGGCCAAGACGGCGCTGCTGACGGGCCGCAACGTCGGCGATCTCGTCGTCGAGGCCGGCCTCATGTCGGCCGAGGACGTCGCCAAGCAGCTCTCTCCGGCACGGCTGTCGGGCCTCGAGGTGATCACCGCCGCCATTCCGGTGATTCCACCCGTGGACGAGCCGCTCGTCGTCGACGACCCGCAGATCTGA
- a CDS encoding DMT family transporter, which translates to MPSTDAPAALPRDRTASSGWVTTQFVLAGIVWGASFLFMKVALTGISPAQVAWTRILLGALTLGALVLLRREALSRSLKVWAHLTVLGVTFCVIPFLLFSWAQQHVSSGVASIFNATTPIMTAIMAWLVFRVEKLNLVQVLGIGVGILGVVVIIAPWQGISLDGSLVAELAILGATASYGFSFAYMRKFVSNTGMSALGFTFGYIAMAGAVMALLTPFLVLTPVALDVPIIVSLLLLGCLGTAIAYVWNQNTVRAWGPTRASTVTYITPVVGVILGILILGETVTWNEPAGALIVFLGILLAQDRLRRRRRNDEGTDAAASVPPPADADELSPAAERPAGRA; encoded by the coding sequence GTGCCCTCCACCGACGCCCCCGCCGCGCTTCCGCGCGATCGCACGGCGTCGTCCGGCTGGGTCACGACCCAGTTCGTCCTCGCCGGAATCGTGTGGGGTGCGAGCTTCCTGTTCATGAAGGTGGCGCTCACCGGCATCTCGCCGGCGCAGGTCGCGTGGACCCGCATCCTGCTCGGTGCACTGACGCTCGGCGCCCTGGTGCTGCTGCGGCGGGAGGCGCTCTCGCGCAGCCTGAAGGTGTGGGCTCACCTCACCGTGCTCGGAGTGACGTTCTGCGTGATCCCGTTCCTGCTCTTCTCGTGGGCGCAGCAGCACGTGAGCTCGGGCGTCGCCAGCATCTTCAACGCGACGACGCCCATCATGACGGCGATCATGGCGTGGCTGGTGTTCCGGGTCGAGAAGCTGAACCTGGTCCAAGTGCTCGGCATCGGTGTCGGCATCCTGGGTGTCGTCGTGATCATCGCGCCGTGGCAGGGCATCTCGCTCGACGGCAGCCTGGTGGCGGAGCTCGCGATCCTGGGCGCCACCGCCAGCTACGGCTTCAGCTTCGCCTACATGCGCAAGTTCGTGTCGAACACCGGGATGTCGGCGCTCGGCTTCACGTTCGGGTACATCGCGATGGCCGGCGCGGTCATGGCCCTGCTCACGCCCTTCCTCGTGCTCACCCCGGTGGCCCTCGACGTGCCGATCATCGTCAGCCTGCTGCTGCTCGGATGCCTCGGCACGGCGATCGCCTACGTGTGGAACCAGAACACGGTCCGGGCGTGGGGGCCGACCCGCGCCTCGACGGTAACGTACATCACCCCGGTGGTGGGCGTGATCCTCGGCATCCTGATCCTCGGCGAGACCGTGACGTGGAACGAGCCGGCCGGTGCGCTGATCGTGTTCCTCGGCATCCTCCTCGCGCAGGACCGCCTGCGCCGGCGTCGCCGGAACGACGAAGGGACGGACGCCGCGGCATCCGTCCCCCCACCCGCCGATGCGGACGAGCTCAGTCCTGCTGCAGAGCGCCCTGCAGGTCGAGCGTGA